ACGCTGCCGTTCTGGCTCACGACGATGGGCTGCGCGGTGCTCGCCGGTGTCTTGGTCTACCTCGCCTCCCGCCGCGCTGACATTCGCCGCCACTGACCATCGCTTCCTCACTTCTTCCGGCCCCGAACGGCGTGTCGGCCGGAAGAAGTGAGGAAGCGATGGCTGGGGCTACAGGGGGAAGGGGTCGGCGAGTCGTGCCCAGAGAGTGGGGCCAGTAGCGAGTTCGTCGTCTGTGAGCGCGGCGTCGTCGAGCGCGGCGGTGAGGCCGCCCGTGTCGAGGTCGAGGCCGATGATCGCCAGATCCTGGCCGAGGGCGAGCAACTCTTGGTCGTCGCCCAGGGCGTCGTCGTGGCTGAGCGGGTCGAAGGTGATCATCCTGCCCACATGGTCCCAGTGCGCTACGACGTGGGGCCGCGAGGCGAAGCGGCAGAACCCCGCGGAGCGGACGACGGTGCCGAAGGCGTCTGTCTCGAGTCGGTCCAGCAGGCGGCGGAGCCGCACCGGATGCAGTGGCCGCACGTTCTCGTACCGGAATGCGGCGACGCGCGGGTCGGTCAGGTGCGGCTCGTAGTCGTCGTCGTTGAGCAGTCCGATCCAGCCGGGCCGTTCCTGTCCTGCGGTGAACGTCTCGCCCGGGACCCACGGCTCGATGGCGTCCTGACGCACTCGCAGGCTCGCCTGCGGGCTGAGGTGGCTGATGAGCGCGATCACCGTCGACAGCTCCGCCGTCGACAGCCCCGACCAGTTCGCCACCACGATCGTCGAGGCGTACTCCAGTTGCGTGACGGTGAGCATCGCGTGCGGGATGCGCGGTGCGAACGGGGGCTGCTCCCGGGCGAGGGGGCGCCGAGGGGCAGAGTCGACGCGCTGCAGGTCTTCCAGCAGGCGCGCCGCATCGGCCACGCACACGATTCCGCTCAGCTGCGTCCCCGCGTCCGGGTCGGTGAGCGCTCCGATGAGCTCGATGACCGGCGCGCTGTGCGGGAGTTCGAGAACGGCGCCGGCGGGTGTCTCGGATCCACGGGGCGATCGTCGCGGCTTCGTCCACCGGGTCCGCCGAGATCGCCAGCCGGGTCGCGGGGACGAACTCGCGCCCGGTGAGCGCCGCCAGCCGCTTGGCGTACCGGAGCCGCTCCGGCGCGCACATCCCGACCACCGCGACGACATCTACTCGCTGCACTGAGATCCTCCTGCCCAGCCGGGACCTGACCCGATCCATTGATGATAACCTTTCTCAATAAAGGAGGGCAGATGAAGGTCAGAGCGTCGATCAAATCGTTTAAGAACCAGCCCGGCGCGCAGGTCGTGCGCCGCCGGGGCAAGGTCTACGTCATCAATAAGCTCAATCCCCGGTTCAAGGGGCGTCAGGGCTGAGTGTCCGACAGCGGGCGGGGAGGCGTTCGATCTCCCCGCCCGCTGTCCTCGCCGGGCTGAGCCCGCGATGTTGTCGAGTGCGCTGGATCGCGGTTTCGCCGATCCGCCCCGACGTCGCCAGCGGGGGTCGCGCTTGCGTTCGCGACGCGCGCGGGCCTGTCGCTCCCACTGCCGGCTCCGTTCGCCCCGGGTCTCGCGTGATGCGCTGCCCGCTGCCCGCTCGTTCGCGCGCTCAACCGGTCGCTTGATCGGGCCACATTATGGGGGTTGACGGATTCTCCTGTGGAGTAAATAATATGCGCTGAACAATAATGAGAATTGTTATCATTAAGACCGGGCAATGAAACGTGCTGCCTCACATGCAGAGACGGGAAATCAGGATGCGGACGGGTGAGAGAAGCGGCCGGGCGAGCGCCGCGATCTCTCCTGCCGAGCAGACTCCCGTCCCCGCCCTCAGCGAGCGGCAGCCTCACCTCCACGGCCTCGGTCATCTCGCGCTCGGACGCCGTCCCCGATGCGGCTGCGGCTCTGAGAGCGTCGCCGACGAACGCTGTGAGGTCCATGCGGACGCCGGGCCCTCGCCGAGCTGGGTCCCCCTCCGGCGCCAGCACACCGGCTGGCGCCGCAGCCGCTTCGTCTACTCCGACCGAATGCCCCTCCTGTCCCGCTGAGCCGGGCATCGCCGCCGCCGCGCACGGCGGGGTGGCCCCTGCGCGCGCGGGACAGGGGCGCACAGGGCAAAGCGCTGTCGGCATCGTCCGCCAACGCTGTCTCCGGGGCTGGGCGCCGGCCGGCTCCGCACACCCAACGGTCATCGCAACGCACAGGCACAAAACACAGGAAAGAAGCACAATCATGATCACGAACACCATCGAGCGCACCGCCGTCCGTCGCGGGCGCACAGTCCTCGGGTCTCTGACCGCGAGCGTCGGGATCGTCGCGCTGAGCCTCGGGCTCGGGGCGGGGATCGCGAACGCCGGCACAGCCGGGACTTTCGATCAGCAGCATGTGGACAGCGTCCATGTGTCGCTCTCGCCGAGCTCCAACAAGCTGATCCTCGGCACCAACCGGGAAGACTCCACCGTCGCCCCGGAGGATGGCTACTATCTCAGCTCGGAAGTCGACGCCACCTCCGCGCTCGGCACGCTGGCCTACGACATCACCGTGAAGAAGTACACCCCCAGCTCCGGCGCTCCGATCTGGCAGATCCCGAAGGACCAGCTCACCGCGAACGCGCGGAGCGTGGTGTGGGCCGGGTTCGCCAGCCTCGGCAACGTTCCCAGCGACCCGTCGACGCGGTACCTCCAGCAGCACGGTACGACTGCGCCGAATGCGGCCCGCAGCATGTTCTACAGCCCGGGAGGCGGACTGTCCACGGTGTCGCCCTCGGCGAAGATCCGCACCACGATCACTCTGGTCAGTCAGCCGGAGGGCTCGACGGCGTCGATCGACTGGTCCGGTGTCCCGGGCGTGACCGCCTCCGGCACGGGCGCTGTCTCGAGCCCTTATATGTTCGCTTTCGCACTGACCACGGGAACGGACGAGGCGTTCCACCGGCACACCCTGAGTGGGACTTCAACGCCCCCGGCACGTACGTGTTCAAGGTCGTGGCCTCGGTGGCGGGGCCCTCCTCGATCGCGGCGTCCGACCCGGTCTACTACCGCTTCGTCGCAACCCCGTAGCGGTCTCCTCCACGGGGCGGGTGCTCGGAATCGCCCGGACACCCGCCCCGCACCCTTACCCGTCCTCACCCGTACCCAGAGAGTTTGCCCGTGACTCACACCGCCTCCCGTCTCCGTCGTGGACTCGCCATTGCCGTCCCCCTCGTCATCGCTTTGTCCGGACTGACCATGACCCCCGCTCTCGCGACGGCCCCGTCGACGGTTCCAGCAGCCGGGGCGACGCTGCCTCTTCTGGTGGCGACGCCGACGGGGCTGACTCTCGGGGCAGCGTCCGATCACGGACTCGACCCGGGCGCGACGACGTTCGCGCTGGAAGCGACCGCGGACGGCGCCGCCACCGCAGCGACGACCCTCGCCAGCACGGTCTCGCCACCGGCAGCGACTCTGGAGCAGGCGACCCTCACCCTCAAGGCCGTTGACGCGCCCGGCAAGGCGACTGTGTCGGCGACTCTTCCCGGTGGTGTCGTCTGGGGAACCTCCGATGGGCAAACCCGCAGCATCCCCGTGAGCACCAGGGCGCCTTCCACGCTTGTGTGGGCTTTCACCGCGCCCGGCGAGTACGCGGTCAGCGTGGCGGCCGAAGCCCGCTTCTCCGGCGCTGACGGGACGCAGAGCCAGAGCGCGACGGCCGAACCGGTCACCTACCGGTTCGAGGTCTCCGCTCCCCCACAGACCGTCTCGACGCCGGTCCCTTCGACGCCGGCGCCGTCCGCTTCGGCCCCGGGGCCACCCACGAGCCCTCAGGCGCAGGCCCTGGACACGACGGCATCCTCAGCGGCCGGCAGCGCGCCCGCGGCGAAGCAGGACGCTGCCGTCGTGCTCGTCTCCTCGTCCTCGTCGGCGAAGGCCGGCGATTCCCTCACTCTCACCGCGACCGTCGCGCCGGTCGGCGCCGCCGGCTTCGTGGAGTTCGCCGAGGCCGAGAAGCCGCTCGGCCGGATTCCGGTCGAGCCGTCCACCGGGGGTGGCCAGCTGCACGGTCGCCGCGCTGACGGCCGGTTCCCACAGCTACACCGCGCAGTTCGTTCCCCGCGACCTCGGCGCGTACACCACCGCTTCGTCTGAGCCTGTCACGGTGACCGTGCGCGGAGACCGCACCGTCCTCTCCGCCGGGGATCTGAGACTCGGCCCGCAGTACGTGGATGTCACAGCGGACGCGACCGGATTCGGCTCCTTCCGCATGGGGGTGCGAAACGTCACCGGATGGTCGTATGGGGACGCGCCGGCGCCGTGGTCCGCCGCAGAGGACACGATCATCCACCTCACGGATCGAGAACGCGACCCCGCGACGGGTTTCTGGTCGACGCCGCGGACGACCGGGGACCCGGCCGCGTACGCGCAAGGAAAGGCCGGGCGGCTGCTCTTCGGCGTGACCGGCGGGGACACTTCCGCCGTTTCCGAGAAAGCGGTGATCTCCGATGACACAACCCCGAGTTTCACCCTCACCGCGGTCACCGGGCCGGACGGCGGACGGTTCTCGGCGTCCTCGGTGACCGGCGATTATGTCGAGGACCCGCCGGGCTCCGGCGCCTGGACTCAGCCGGTCGCCTCCACCTGGGACTCGTCGACGCTGACCGCGGGCCGTGCGCCGTAGACCGTGATGGAGAACAAGGTCACCACCAGCGCCAATGCGTGGAATATGGCCTGGTCCTTCACCCAGCCAGGCCAGTACTGCCTGAGCGTGAGGACCGTGGTCAAGAGCTACAAGCCGTCGGCGACACGGTCCGCGCAGGCCACCTACACCGTTGTCGTCGGCGACAGAACCGATCCGGCGACGGTCACGCCCTGCGCACAGGTCCCGCTGGCCGGCGGCAGCGATGACGGCCACGACTCCGGGGCCGTCCCGACCGGCAAGCCGACGGTGCTCGGGGCGGGTCACCTCGACATGCGCGCGGTGCTCGATCGTGCCAGCGACGGCATCACGTTCGGCGTCAAACCGGCAGCGTTCTCCGACACGAAGGACGTCGTCCTCACCGGCGCCTACGGGCCGGCGACCGTGGGAGAGTCGAACGAGGCGCTGGACCCCCGTCTGATCGGACCCGCTGGAACGAAGTACTGGTACTTCCAGCAAGGAGGGGCGGAGGGCGCCCACCTGTGGCCGGGGCTGAGCACCGAGGGCTGGAAGGTCTCCGATATCGCGCCGGGCGCGAACATCGACTTCACGCTGAACGGCGTCGTCGTCCCGACCGCCGACGCACGCGTGGTGATCTTCGACAACACCGCGAGCGACGACGGATTCGTCACGTCGCGACCCTCCGGGGTGTGGTTCGACTCCTCTCGGCTGCCGATGACGCGCACGTCGCAGATCGGGGCGCACCAGCACATGAACTGGGCGTTCACGGCCGCGGGGCGCTATTGCCTGAACATCACCGCGAAGACGCGGCTCGCCTCCGGCTCTTGGGCGTCGGACAGCGGCATGGTCACGGTGTGGATCGGCGATCCCGCCGCCGCAAGCGACGTCGTCCCCTGCGATCGCGACACCGCCCCGCCCCAGGCGACCCTTCAGCCGCTCACGGTGACGCCGACGACCACGGCGACAGTGGCCCGCGCCGGGGGCGCCGACCTCACCACTTATCTGACCGGGGCGGCATCGACACTGTCGCCCGGGTGCAGGCGTCCGCGACGGCGGCGGCCGAATACGTCGACGCGGAGGATGTCGTCTACACCGCCACCGTGTCCAATCTGGGCGGCTACCGCACGGGCCAGGACATGAACGCCGGGCTGAACACCGACCGAATCGCCCCCGACGCTCTCGACGGTCCGCTGACCCTCTCGATAGGAGAGGCAGCGGGCCCCGGCAGCGTGTCGCTGACCTCCGGCCTGGCGGGAACACCGGATGTGCTCAGCCCCGCCAGCGGGAGGCTGACCACCGCACTGCCCGCCCGAACCGACAATCAGGTGTCCCAGTGGTCCTTCAGCCAGCCCGGCGTCTACTGTGTGCCGGTGACGTGGACCGCCACCAAGGCCGGCAGCGGCACGCCCGTCTCGGTGAGGAAGGTTCTCACCTTCGCCGCCGGGGTCGCCGAGGACACGGGCATCACCTCCTGCTCCCGCGGACAGAAGCTGACCGGGCAAGGCGGCGGTCAGGCAGCGGGCGATGACGCGTGGCGGGTGCCGAACCAGTCCACGACCGACTCGGGCGCGACGATCCTCAACAGCGGCCACATCGACATCGCCTCCACTCTGAACGGTGGTGTTTTCGGCACGAAGGTGAAGGACACCACCTCCGTCGCCACAGGGGAAACGCTCTGGCGCGATCCCGCCCGAACGGTCCTGCAACTGCTTCCGGCATCCGAGACCGCCGTCCCGGACAACGCCCGGTACGCCTTCCTCGGCCGCGCCGGCAGCCGCCTCTGGCAGGTGACCGAGACGCAGCAGACGGAGCTCGGCCTGCTGTGGCCCGGGTGGTCCACGGAGTCCATTCCCATCGACGCCACCCAGAGCGGGGTGACATGGACGCTCGACAAGATACAAGGGCCCGGTGAGTTCGCGCTCTACAAGGGCGGCCGGACTCTGGGCAGCGTCGATGTGCTATTCAACACCCGCGACGGGGTCACCGCGGCGGACTCGTTCGAGATCGCCAAGAACGCGCATGTCCACGGTGCCTGGGCCTTCTCCGCGGAAGGTGCCTACTGCCTCGCCTTCACCCGTTCCACCGCTCTCGCGGACGGTTCCAAAGCCTCGGACACCTTCACGCTCGCCGTCGCGGTGGGCAGAGTGGAGGTGAAGAAGATCGACCCCGCCCATTGCTTCAGCGGTGCGGGCGAGCCCGGCACGCAGGACAGTGCGCCGGTGCCCGAGTCGCAGCTGACCGATGCGAGCGCCGGCGGTGTGCAGGTCCTCGGGGACGAATCGGGTTTCTCCCCGGGGCAGCAGGCGAGCGTCCAGGTCGGCAAGGCCCGCGCGGGTCAGTGGGTGTCGGCGTGGCTGCACAGCCGGCCGGTCTGGCTGGGCTGGGCCCAGGTCGACGATGCCGGCGCCGCGCAGGTCCGTCTTCCCGCCGATGCCGCCCCGGGGGCGCACAAAGTCGTCGTGAAGGCCCGGGACGGGTCGCTGATCGGCTGGGATTCCCTCGCCGTGGTGAAAGCGCCCGACAGCGGTTCGGGGGACGGGGATGTCCGTGGAGACCCGGCTGGGCCGGGCGGATCGAGCGGCTGTTCGGCCGGGGACACGACGATCGTCTCCTCCGGCCACCTGGACTATTCGACCCAGGTGGTGAACGTGAGGATCGAGTCGTACCTCGGCGACAGCTCCTCGGGCACGGAGGTGTTCCGGGAGCCGTCAAAGACCGTCCTGTGGCTCAAACCCTCGAGCAAGGTCACGCTTCCCGCCGGATACGGGCAGATCGGGTCCGCAGGATCGAGCGCGTTCATGGTGCCGCAGACGCAGAACCCGGAGCTGATCTGGCTGGGCTGGTCCACCGAGACCCTGAACGCCGCCACGGTCTCGTCGCCCGTGACGTGGAAGCTCACCGACGTGGACGGGCCGGGCACGGTGAAGGTGTTCCTGGACGGTCAGTTCGGCGGCATTCAATCGATGGTGTTCGACGGCGCCGGCTCGTACGGCATCCGCGCCGGCGTCCACGCACACGCGAACTGGGCCTTCTCCGAGGCAGGCGTCTACCGGCTGCACTTCACTCAGTCTGCGACGCTGACCGGTGGGCGGGAGTCGAGCGATTCGGAGATCGTGACGGTCGTCGTCGGCGATGTGGACCCGGTGACCGCCGTTCCCGGCGGCAGGGGCTGCGTCGGCGGCCTCGGCGGTGTCAAGAGCGGAGGTCAGAGCGACACGGGCGGCGCTCGGGCCAAACCGGCTGTCGCGCAGTGCGCCAGCACGGGCGTGTCGGTGATCTCGGCCGGGCATCTGGACTGGAACGCGCAGGTCATCGGCGGCAAGCTCGAATCCTTGATCGGCGACGATTCCACCGGCACTCGCCTGTACCGGGAACCGGACAGCACCGTGCTGTGGCTGAAACCAGCGTCGCGGGTCACTCTCCCCGCCGGGTTCTCGCAGATCGGACCGCCCGGGGCGGCGGTGTGGCAGGTGCCGCAGACGCAGAACGATAACCTCATCTGGCTGGGCTGGTCCACGGAGCTGCTCAACGCCGGCAACGCCTCCGGCCCCGTGACTTGGTCGCTGACCCGGGTCGATGGCCCCGGCAGTGTGAAGGTCTACACGGTCGGTTCGTTCGGGAGCCTGCAGGAGATGGTGTTCGACGGCGCGGGCAGCCACACCCTCCCGCTCGGCGTGCATGTGCATGCGAACTGGGCGTTCAGCGCCCCGGGCGTCTACCGCCTGCACTTCACCCAGACCGCCACCCTCGCCCAGGGGCAGCGTTCCTCCGACAGCGAAGTGCTGACCGTCGCGGTCGGCGATGCGAACCCGGACACGGCTCTGCCGAAGGCGCCGGCTGCGGTGCCCTCTCGAACACGCTGGTGACCGGGAAGCAGAGCCTGGACGACGCGAAGCGGGCCGCCGAGCAGGCGCAGGCCGACGCGGCGCGAGCCCAGGCGAGGGCACTGCCCGGGGGGACCCCGCCACACGCACCTTCTCGACCCGATCGCGGCGCTGGCCCAGGGCGACCCGGTTCCGCTGCTGCTGAGCATCCTCGGAGCGCTGCTCCTGCTCGGCGGCGTCGGAGCGGGGGCGCTGTAGTGGCGGAAGCGCAGGCGGGAGAGCGTCGCCGGCCGGGCGCCGGTCGGCTCGTGACGCCGCTGACCGGGGGGCGCGCAGCTTCGCTGCGCGATCCCCTTCGGCGGCGCTGCCGCTCCCGCCTTCTGAGCGCAGCCGCTCTCGCCGGTCTCGCCGGTCTCGCCGGACTCCTGCTGTCCGGGTGCGCCGCCGAGCCACTGCTGGAACCCGGCACGCACCGGCTCCAGGTGGTGACGACGACCGGGATTCTGGCCGATCTGGTGAAGAATGTCGGCGGCGACCGGGTGGATGTCACCTCGATCGTCCCAAACGGGGCCGATCCGCACACCTACGATCCGACCCTGAGAGACGCCCGCAATGTCGTCTATGCCGATGTCGCGTTCTCCAACTACGCCCTGCTGGAAGAGCACACCATCGTCAAAGCCCTCGACGCCAACCTCAGCCCCCGGGCAGCGAATGTGTCCCTGGCCGAGGAGTCCGTCAAATACTCCGCCGAGCTCATCCCGCTCGTGGAGAACGTGCATCTGGACACCGTCTGGCTGGGAATGCGCGCTGAGGGCACCGGCCGGCAGTATGGGGCCACGCGCGCCTCGGATGTGCTGCTGGAGGCCACCCACGCGGACGGGCCGGGGAATGTCTACGCGTATCTGACCGGAACCTTCGGCGACACCGATGTGTACTTCGACTCCTCGAACGGTTTCGACGCCGCCGACGGGTACAAAGACGACACCGCGACGCTGCCGGCCGATGCGCACACGCATCTGTCATGGGCGTTCACCAGACCGGGGGTCTACCACCTCACCCTGCGCGGTCGGCTGCGAGTGGACGACACCTCCAGGCCGGTCGATCTCGGCGAAGCGACCTACACCTTCGCTGTCGGCGTCACCCCCGAAGCCGCAGGTGTCGCCGATCCGGTGGTCCTCGGCCAGGGGCACGCGGATCTCACCGTCGATCTGGACGGCGGCGGCCTGGACGTACTCTACGACCCGACCGGGGCGGCTACGCCCAGA
This genomic window from Leifsonia xyli subsp. cynodontis DSM 46306 contains:
- a CDS encoding GTP-binding protein, whose amino-acid sequence is MADAARLLEDLQRVDSAPRRPLAREQPPFAPRIPHAMLTVTQLEYASTIVVANWSGLSTAELSTVIALISHLSPQASLRVRQDAIEPWVPGETFTAGQERPGWIGLLNDDDYEPHLTDPRVAAFRYENVRPLHPVRLRRLLDRLETDAFGTVVRSAGFCRFASRPHVVAHWDHVGRMITFDPLSHDDALGDDQELLALGQDLAIIGLDLDTGGLTAALDDAALTDDELATGPTLWARLADPFPL
- the ykgO gene encoding type B 50S ribosomal protein L36, encoding MKVRASIKSFKNQPGAQVVRRRGKVYVINKLNPRFKGRQG
- a CDS encoding choice-of-anchor M domain-containing protein, encoding MENKVTTSANAWNMAWSFTQPGQYCLSVRTVVKSYKPSATRSAQATYTVVVGDRTDPATVTPCAQVPLAGGSDDGHDSGAVPTGKPTVLGAGHLDMRAVLDRASDGITFGVKPAAFSDTKDVVLTGAYGPATVGESNEALDPRLIGPAGTKYWYFQQGGAEGAHLWPGLSTEGWKVSDIAPGANIDFTLNGVVVPTADARVVIFDNTASDDGFVTSRPSGVWFDSSRLPMTRTSQIGAHQHMNWAFTAAGRYCLNITAKTRLASGSWASDSGMVTVWIGDPAAASDVVPCDRDTAPPQATLQPLTVTPTTTATVARAGGADLTTYLTGAASTLSPGCRRPRRRRPNTSTRRMSSTPPPCPIWAATARART
- a CDS encoding TIGR03773 family transporter-associated surface protein — translated: MQASATAAAEYVDAEDVVYTATVSNLGGYRTGQDMNAGLNTDRIAPDALDGPLTLSIGEAAGPGSVSLTSGLAGTPDVLSPASGRLTTALPARTDNQVSQWSFSQPGVYCVPVTWTATKAGSGTPVSVRKVLTFAAGVAEDTGITSCSRGQKLTGQGGGQAAGDDAWRVPNQSTTDSGATILNSGHIDIASTLNGGVFGTKVKDTTSVATGETLWRDPARTVLQLLPASETAVPDNARYAFLGRAGSRLWQVTETQQTELGLLWPGWSTESIPIDATQSGVTWTLDKIQGPGEFALYKGGRTLGSVDVLFNTRDGVTAADSFEIAKNAHVHGAWAFSAEGAYCLAFTRSTALADGSKASDTFTLAVAVGRVEVKKIDPAHCFSGAGEPGTQDSAPVPESQLTDASAGGVQVLGDESGFSPGQQASVQVGKARAGQWVSAWLHSRPVWLGWAQVDDAGAAQVRLPADAAPGAHKVVVKARDGSLIGWDSLAVVKAPDSGSGDGDVRGDPAGPGGSSGCSAGDTTIVSSGHLDYSTQVVNVRIESYLGDSSSGTEVFREPSKTVLWLKPSSKVTLPAGYGQIGSAGSSAFMVPQTQNPELIWLGWSTETLNAATVSSPVTWKLTDVDGPGTVKVFLDGQFGGIQSMVFDGAGSYGIRAGVHAHANWAFSEAGVYRLHFTQSATLTGGRESSDSEIVTVVVGDVDPVTAVPGGRGCVGGLGGVKSGGQSDTGGARAKPAVAQCASTGVSVISAGHLDWNAQVIGGKLESLIGDDSTGTRLYREPDSTVLWLKPASRVTLPAGFSQIGPPGAAVWQVPQTQNDNLIWLGWSTELLNAGNASGPVTWSLTRVDGPGSVKVYTVGSFGSLQEMVFDGAGSHTLPLGVHVHANWAFSAPGVYRLHFTQTATLAQGQRSSDSEVLTVAVGDANPDTALPKAPAAVPSRTRW